In the Gibberella moniliformis mitochondrion, complete genome genome, TAACTTAAATTTAGCTAAAGTTCAATTCTGACTTTTATTCATAGGGGTTAATCTTACATTCTTCCCACAACATTTCTTAGGTTTACAAGGAATGCCTAGAAGAATTAGTGATTACCCTGATGCTTTTGCAGGTTGAAATTTAATCAGTAGTATAGGTTCTATAGTAAGTGTAATAGCTGCTTGATTATTCTTATATATTGTATATTCACAACTAGTGGAAGGAAAAGTTGCATCTAGAAATCCTTGATTAACTCCTGGATTCTACACAGACGTACTGCAAGCGAATTTAAATAGAAGTTACACTAGCTTAGAGTGAGGATTATCAAGCCCACCTAAACCTCATGCATTTGTTAGTCTACCTTTACAAAGCTAAAATTATTGCGCTTTAGTTTTTAGCTTTATATCTTTATCTGGTGAATTTTATATCCATGCATTAGTTAGCGCAAGCTGCTTATAGCCAGGCTAAAGAAAAAATGAATAAAGCTATCCATAAAGCAAACTATAGTTTACCGGGGGGGGGGGGAGCGCTAGAGCTTGCGCCTTCTTCTAGAAAGGCGCAAGCTCGTGCTAAAGCTCCTCCTTTGTTCACCGCATACGCATCTAACAGGATTAGATAAGTAGTTACCATTTACTTACAAATATGGACTTATAGCTAATCTTAGTATATAGGATATATATATACTAAGAGGGGGTTATATTCCTAGTCTCATTAGCTCAATGGCAGAGCAGAATACTTCTAATATTTAGATCTTAGTTCGACCCTGAGATGAGATACAGTATAATATTAATATTATACCCCGGTTAAGTTTGTAAATAATAAATAGTCTATTAAATCAATAAAAAAATTTTTTTTTGGCTATTTTTGCTTCTCGATCATAATATTTAATACCTACATTTAATACCTAATTTAGCTTGTAAAGCTTGGCCTGCTTTAGCTTTTACAGCTAAGCTGTAAAAGCTAAAGCACGAATTATAGAGGAGGGGTAAGCAAGGTACCCTTGCTTTCTTCATGCTTTAGCTTGTTATAGCTTCGCTTCATCAAGCTTTACCTTGCTAACTTACTAATTTCGGCTCCTTAAAAGTGAGGGCGGCGGAGGAGCTTTATTAAAAAAAAAAATAGATATACGAAGTATATCCAGGATTTGTATACTATACTTGGCCATATTTTTCGTGCTTAGTGCGGCTTCGTGATTTTCTTTGAAAATATGAAGGGGAGCGCCGCCGAAAAAAAGCTTGCTATGAAGGCTATGAAAGGGATAGCACGGCGAGCTAGCGCCCTCGTATATAAAGAGAATTTATCTTATTATTTATATTAGTATTATTTACAGTTATATTAGGTGTATATCCTTCTTTAATTTTAAACGTATTAGATTATTCTATGAATAGTTTAATATATAGTATATAAGCTTAGCTGCGCTTAGCTATAAAAAGAATAGGAGGGCTGCGCAAGCATACTTCGTAGCCCTACATTAATAGCTAAGCAGACTAAAGCTCTTATATGCTTTTTTTTTACCTACGAGTGACGCTGTGTGCACGTATTATAATTAAATTACAAAAACAAAAAGTATGAAAATAAAACTAATTAATCTTTTATTATATAAAGATATACATATACCTAGACCTCATGTATTTGCAGATCTTCCGTTAAAAAGTATGGCTGCGCCGGTAGAGCTTTCAGAAATAACTTTAAAGATTAATGAACTATTACCTCAACTTTCCGATTTTATAAGTCAATTTCACAATATCATATTAACTAATAATATAAATGTTATAACAGATGGAGGGGGTAATATGTCATTAGATGTTCCTGGTAATATGTCGGACACTGATGCTGAAAAATTTAGCAGAAGAATAAGTATTATTGATCGTTTAATAACAACACGTGGCCAAGAAATTAATGATTTATTACAGAAAGGATTAGAAATAGAGGGCAAATTAAAGAAAGAAAACGTTAACTATACTTCCCAAATATTAGATAAAGTTAATGAATTTAACAGATTAAATGCTTCTTATAAACATTAATAGCAGCTATGGTTATACAATAATTATTTGCAGCTTACTGCTTGCAGCTAGCTATAAAAATAACCCTTCCCTATAAGTGCAGAGCTTGCTATGAATACACTTTGTTAGCAAGCATACTTCGTAGCACTATAATAAAAAAGTGTATAAAGCTACAAAGCTAGCCTGCAGGTATATGTAGCGAAGCGCGAAGCGCGAAGCGCACTAAATTAGTATTATTAATATTATAAGATTAAACAAAGCAATAAAACCAAAGTTAGCTTGGCTATATTCCTTTTTATTACTCTTCTAGCTTATTAGAGCTAGAGGAATATCTAGAGATATTACTGGATATGAATATAAAAATGGGCTAGTAAGTTAGCACACATTAACAGAGAAAAGAATTAAAAATAAAAAAAATGAATTATTCACCTACTATTATTTCAATAATTGAAAATATTATATTGATGTTACCCGCTTTATTAGTGGTTGCTTATGTTACTGTAGCCGAAAGAAAGACTATGGCCAGTATGCAAAGAAGACTTGGTCCTAATGCTGTAGGATACTATGGTCTATTGCAAGCATTCGCAGATGCTTTAAAATTAATCTTAAAAGAATATGTAGCCCCTACACAAGCTAATTTAATACTATTTTTCTTAGGACCTATAGTGACATTAATATTTGCTTTATTAGGTTATGCAGTTATTCCTTACGGTCCTGGACTATCACTAGGGGATATGGAATTAGGAATATTGTATATGTTAGCTGTTTCATCTTTAGCTACTTATGGTATTTTACTTGCAGGATGAAGTGCTAATAGTAAGTATGCTTTCTTAGGATCTTTAAGAAGTACAGCTCAATTAATTAGCTACGAATTAGTGTTAAGTTCTGTATTATTAATAATAATAATGATAACAAATAGCCTAAATTTAAATATAAATGTACAATTCCAAAAAATAGTATGATTAGCTTTACCCCTATTATGTATATTAATAATATTCTTTATAGGATCTGTGGCAGAGACTAATAGAGCACCGTTTGATTTAGCAGAGGCTAGTTAGATTTGGCCTCTTAAAAGATCACAAATTGCTGGAAAATCCTAAATTATGGAAAATCAGCAGGTTGACCGACCTGTCCATGGGTTAATGGTAAACTTCAGAGGCTAAACGTGATCATTTAATATAGGCTATGAAATAAAGCTCTAGCTAACACATATATTAAATAAGATATAGTCCAGACTTATATGAAAATATAAGATTAATAAATTCAAAATTATGTACTCACAAGACTAATAGTACTTATTATACAAAAATCCATCTAGGTACTTATAATATTACAAAGGTAACTAAAAGATTCTATTCTTCTGAATCTAATAAACCTTCAAGCAATACTGACGATATAAAACCTATACCTATATTAGTATTAGATAATTTAAAAGATAAAACTTATATAGAATTTCATAGAGAAATTTTAAAAAATAAAGGTGGTATCTATTCTTTTATTAATACGGTTAATGGTAATCAATATGTAGGTAGTGCCAAAGATTTTTATCTTAGACTTAATGAACATTTAAATAATAAAAAATCTAATAGAAGTTTACAATATGCTTTTGATAAACACGGTTTAGATAAATTTAAATGAATTGTTTATGAGTATTTTACTTATGAAAGTAAAATAATTAGTCATGAAGCTTTAACTGACTTAGAGACTAGTTATATTAAAGCGTTTGACTTTTCTACTCTATATAATTTTAAAAAGGACGCTACAAGTTCATTAGGTTATAAACATACAGAAGAGTCTAAGGCAAAAATGGTTGAATATTATAAGGATAAAAACAATTACCCTATGTATGGAAAAACCCACAGCAAAGAAATATTAAAATTAATAAGTAAGCCCGGGGTATTAAACCCTATGTTTGGTAAAATTCATAGTGAAGAAACTAAACAACTTATCGCTACAAAGAAAAATAAATATTTAAATGGTGTAGGGATTTTCGATTTAAATGGTAATTTAATAGAAAAGTTTGATAATAATGTAGAATTAGCCAAGTACTTAGAAATATCTAAAGTTACTGTGGGGAAATATTTAAACAATAACTTAATATATCGAAACAAATATATATTTAAACCTATATAGTATTAAGTTATAGTTTTTTGATCGGAATCTGAGCTGGTAAGTGGATTTATGACAGAACACGCAGCAGTAATATTTGTCTTTTTCTTCTTAGCTGAATATGCTAGTATTGTATTAATGTGTATATTTACTAGTATTTTATTTTTAGGTGGTTATTTATTAGAATTTGACATTGTATATTGATTTGATTTATTTAATTATGTATATGCATATATTTTTGATATAAACTGAGTTACATCTCTAGAATATTTTAAATTAAGAGAAATTTTAACTAGTTCTTCTGTAGATGCCTTTTTACATAGTATAACTTTAGGTATAAAAAGCTCAATAATGATATTTATATTTATCTGGGTAAGAGCCTCTTTCCCTAGAATTAGATTTGACCAGTTAATGTCATTCTGTTGAACTGTGCTATTACCAATTTTATTTGCTTTTATAATATTAATTCCTTGTTTATTATATATATTTGGAATAACTGTTGTAAATGTGAACATGTTTTAGTAACGAGCTTGCGCCGTCAATAAAAAAAGTAATAAGCTATAACAAGCTCTCTATTGAATAGTTTTAGTCTTAGCCTTCTTATTCATAATATCTATATTTTTTATATTTTATATGGAAAATAATAATTCTCGGCTGCGCTATTTTTCTAGAAGAAAAATAGCGCAGCACGAATGTCTTTATGAAGATGAAAATAAATCTATTCATCCTTTTGCTGATCCTTTCAGGCTATGTCTTGCTATCAAATATGAATCGAGAAGATATGAGGAGCTTCTATTTCGGCGAAGCAGCCCCCAGGGATTAAAATGGGATTAGGGTAAGTTAGTAGAAAGCTAGTAATTTTTTTTTTTTATAACTAACGAATAGCTTCGCTAGTACACATAAAAACTTATTTTTTTTAGGCCATGAGACACATGTATATAGGCGGACATTGTAAATTATTTGAATGATCTCTTTTTAAGGAACTAGATATGTTATTATCCTCATTAATCACAATACCATTATTAGGAACAATAGTTGTAGCTAGTATAGGATCATATAAAAAAAATTCAGAGTTATATACTAAAACCATTGCGCTAACTAGTAGTATAATAAATTTAATTATATCATTAGTTATGTTTATTTTATTTAATAACAGCTCTAATCAATTTCAGTATGTACAAGAGCACTACAATGTACAACTATTCGATATTTACTTGGGTGTAGATGGTATCTCAATATATTTTATATTATTGACAACAATAATAATGCCTATAGCATTATTATCTAATTGAGACTCTATAAAAGAAAATGTAAAATCTTATTTAATAATTATGTTATTATTAGAAACATTATTATTAGCAGTTTTTATGACATTAGATATAATGTCATTCTATATATTCTTTGAAAGTATATTACCTCCTTTATTTATATTAATAGGTTTATATGGATCAGATAATAAAGTAAGTGCGAGCTACTATTTATTTTTATATACACTGTGAGGTTCTTTGTTTTTACTACTGTCCATTTTAAGTACATCTTCTATAATGGGTAGCACTGATTTTGATACATTATTTAAACTAAATTTTGAATATAAAACTCAAATATTCTTATTTATAGGAATATTTATATCATTTGCAGTAAAAACTCCTACAATATTTTTAAACAATTGATTATTAAAAGCTCACGTTGAATCCCCTTTAGGTGGAAGTATTGTATTAGCCGCGATTGTATTAAAATTAAGTCTATACGGTGTATTTAGATTAATATTACCTATATTACCGAAAGCTTCTTTAGATTATACTTTTGTTGTATTTACTATAGCGGTAATTACAATAATATATGCTAGCTTTAGTACACTAAGAACTACAGACGTAAAAGAACTAATAGCCTATAGTTCAGTCTGTCACGCTTCAGTATATTTAATAGGAGTATTTAGTAATACTATACAAGGATTAGAGGGTAGTATCATATTAGGTTTAGCCCACGGGTTTGTGTCAAGTGGTTTATTTATATGTGCAGGAGGAATACTGTATGATAGAACAGGTACTAGACTTATATATTTTTATAGAGGAATTACTCAATTAATGCCTATATTTGCTATATTATTCTTTATATTAGCTTTAGGAAATTGCGGTGCTCCATTAACTTTAAATTTTGTAGGTGAATTTATGTCACTTTATAGTATAATAGAAAGATTACCAGTATTAGGTGTTTTCGCTTGCTCTTCTGTAGTATTTTCTGCAGCCTACACTATATATATGTTTAATAGAATATCTTTCGGTGGTTCTTTCACTAGATTCTTAGAAGAAAGTATATACGATGTAAATAAAAGAGAATTTATCTTATTATTTATATTAGTATTATTTACAGTTATATTAGGTGTATATCCTTCTTTAATTTTAAACGTATTAGATTATTCTATGAATAGTTTAATATATAGTATATAAGCTTAGCTGCGCTTAGCTATAAAAAGAATAGGAGGGCTGCGCAAGCATACTTCGTAGCCCTACATTAATAGCTAAGCAGACTAAAGCTCTTATATGCTTTTTTTTTACCTACGAGTGACGCTGTGTGCACGTATTATAATTATCATAATCAAAATTTATATGCCACAATTAGTACCTTTTTATTATATGAATGAAATAGTATTTGCTTTTGCTATAATAGTATTTATTCTATACGTATTATCTAAATATATATTACCAAGAATAGTGCGTTTATTCTTATCACGTATGTTTATTAATAAAATATAATATATATTAGTGCTATCCATATACCTTCGCCAGCTAAAAGCAAGCTAAAAGCTAAAAGGAAGCATTAATAATGCTATAGCTATAAATATGTAGAGTAGCTTGCGCATCGTTCGCGCATAAAATAAGCAATATATATTTTTTTTTATAAAAAAAATAATAAAACTAGGGATTAGCAAGCTAAAGTAAAACTTTAGCTTGCTAAATTATAGCTTACTATAGCTCAGCTGCGCTAGCTAGGAGGAATATTAATAGCATAGCTAGAGAAAAATATGCATAGCTAATAAAATAAATATGAGCTTGTAACGATATAAGCCACACTGTTAGCTATGAATAGTTTAGTTATATAGGCTATCCCTAGCTTTCAGTTAAAGCTAAAAGCCCTTTATTTTTTTTTTCTTTCTTGAGTCACTATTTCAGCTACGCAGGAATAGCTTTATTCCATTGCACTCCGCTAGCTACTATTTTGCAAATATTTAGCTTTTTAAAGATTTATATATTATAGTAGTAATAATACTACTAAATGTTTTCTATAGAAAAACAAAATTTATTCTTAGCGCAAGCTGAAGAAATAAGAAGTCCTTTAGATCAATTTGAAATAAGAGACATATTAAATTTAGAAGTTTTAGGAGGTAACTTACATCTATCTTTAACTAACATAGGATTATATTTAACAATAGGAGCTTTAATTATATTAGTTTTAAGTATAGTTTCAACTAACTATAATAAATTAGTTAGTAATAACTGATCTATAGCTCAAGAATCTTTATACGTAACTATACATAATATAGTTATAGGTCAAATAAACCCTAAAAATGGTCAAATTTATTTCCCATTTATATATACTTTATTTATATTTATATTAGTAAATAATTTAATTGGAATGGTTCCATACAGTTTTGCTTCTACAGGTCATTTTGCCTTAACATTTGCTCTTAGTTTTACAATAGTATTAGGTGCGACTATATTAGGATTCCAAAAACATGGTCTAAAATTCTTTTCTTTATTAGTACCAGCTGGTTGTCCTTTAGCTCTTTTACCTTTACTAGTTACTATAGAGTTAATATCATACCTTGCTAGAAATGTGTCATTAGGATTAAGATTAGCCGCTAATATAACTGCCGGTCATATGTTATTAAGCATATTAAGTGGGTTTGTTTATAATATAATGAATTCTGGTTTTATATTCTTCATTTTAGGATTAATACCTTTATTATTTATTATAGCCTTTTCAGGTTTAGAATTAGCAATAGCCTTCATCCAGGCGCAAGTGTTCGTGGTACTAACTAGTTCTTATATAAAAGATGGATTAGATTTACATTAATATTTGTAGCGAGCTAGCTGTAGCTTTTGTAGCTATAAGAGGGACTTCGTTCGTGCTAGCTAGAACTATAGCAATTCGCTATAATTCTAGCCACCAGCTACCGCTATTACAGCAATTACAGGTATTAGCTAACTATAAGCTAAGCTTCGGTTAGTTTATTTTTTTTTTTTAATGACTATAGGTAAGCAATTAGTACTAAGTGTTTATATTGAGGAAAGTTATAATGAACAATAACAATTTATCCTAAGGTGCTCGTATAAATAGTAAGCTATAGCTTTAGCTTGCTATATATAGCAAGCTAAAGCTAAGCACTAAACTCTGCTTTGCACCCAGGAAATTAATAAAAGTTATATGATATATATGAAGAAAATAATACTAAATTATTTATATAATTTATATGAAAAATAGCGAGCAAGTAGCATTTTATAGATAAGTATCTGTTTTAGTAAAATTTACATTAAATAGCTTATATGTTTTTTCCTTAGTTAATGGATTTAGATCCATTAGTGATATATGAATAGTTCTATATCAAAAAAAAAATAAAAGTTGAGTTTGGTGATGGCTCTGATTGAATGCTGTCCAAGTGCTTGACACATGCTAATCGTACGTTTTAATTGCTATTCCTTTGGGAAGGCGCAAGCTCGTAAGCAATTAAAAAGTGGTGTACAGGTGAGTATAATGATATTCTTCGCCGGCCTTAAAGTGGAGGTAAATCCTTCATAATAAATAAAGGAAACAGGATGAGAACTTGGCAAATAAAGCTAGGCTTCTCATCGTTTCTGCTTTAAGAGGATAATAAATATCTTCGAGATAGGTAGTAGTTAAGGTGATGACTTAACTAGCCTTAAACTCTCGTAGTCGAATCTGAAAGGTTGATCGACCACATTGGGTCTGAAAAAACCCCAATGCAAGTTAGTACAGCAGTGAGGAATCTTGGTCAATGGCCTAACGGCTGAACTGGCAACTTGGAGAAGTGGCAAGTCTTCCAGTATGGGGAGCAAAACAGCTATGGGTCAAGTCCGATATCTTTAGGAGAAGTCTTATTGTGAGGGCGAGTTTTATAACACCATAGGACTGGCCGTCCCATATGAAAAGATTATATTAGAATTGAATGAAGCTTTGTTTATATATTGATAATGACAGTATATATATCGTGTCTTGACTAATTGCGTGCCAGCAGTCGCGGTAATACGTAAGAGACTAGTGTTATTCATCTTAATTAGGTTTAAAGGGTACCCAGACGGTCAATATAGCTTATAAAATGTTAGTACTTGACTAGAGTTTTATGTAAGAGGGCAGTACTTGAGGAGGAGAGATGAAATTTCGTGATACCAAAGGGACTCTGTAAAGGCGAAGGCAGCCCTCTATGTAAAAACTGACGTTGAAGGACGAAGGCACAGAGAACAAACAGGATTAGATACCCAAGTAGTCTTTGCAGTAAATGATGAATGCCATAGGTTAGATGGGTGGGTTAGTCGTAGTTGAGTTAGTTTAGCAAACTAATGGATTCAGACTAGTCCACCATATATTTGGTCTATAAATGAAAGTGTAAGCATTTCACCTCAAGAGTAATGTGGCAACGCAGGAACTGAAATCACTAGACCGTTTCTGACACCAGTAGTGAAGTATGTTGTTTAATTCGATGATCCACGAAAAACCTTACCACAATTTGAATAATTTTATTACAGGAGTTGCACGGCTGTTTCCAGTTAATGTTGTGAAACTGTGGTTTCCATGAAATTAACGTAATCCCTGGCTTTATTTTTTTTTTTATTTACGATAAAGCATTCAGTCCTGGAAATTTGGAAAGATAAAGGGGACAAAGACAAGTCATCATGGCCTTGATATTGTGGGCTATAGACGTGCCACATATTCCTAAACAAAGAGATGCAAAAATGTGAATTTAAGCTAATCTCAAAAAATAGGATATAAATTTTAAGGATTGTAGTCTGAAATTCGACTACATGAATAAGTAATTACTAGTAATCGTGAATCACCATGTCACGGTGAATAGACCTTGGATTGGTACTAACCACTCGTCACATGCTGAAAGGGGCATGCGCAATAAGTTTGCTTTCTTAGTAACAAGTAAAAAAAACAAATAGGTTTTATATATTCTTTTATTGGGAATCTTCGTATGCGTGGCTCTAATTAGTGTTAAGTCGAAATACGGTTCGCGTAGTGGAAGTTGCGCGGGATTAATTAACATTAACCATAAAAATATATAATATATAGATATTATATAAAGGAGGGTTCCTTTATTGGTAAGAAGGGTTG is a window encoding:
- the orf151 gene encoding hypothetical protein (conserved in F. verticilliodes, oxysporum and graminearum), which gives rise to MKIKLINLLLYKDIHIPRPHVFADLPLKSMAAPVELSEITLKINELLPQLSDFISQFHNIILTNNINVITDGGGNMSLDVPGNMSDTDAEKFSRRISIIDRLITTRGQEINDLLQKGLEIEGKLKKENVNYTSQILDKVNEFNRLNASYKH
- the nad1 gene encoding NADH:ubiquinone oxidoreductase subunit 1; the protein is MNYSPTIISIIENIILMLPALLVVAYVTVAERKTMASMQRRLGPNAVGYYGLLQAFADALKLILKEYVAPTQANLILFFLGPIVTLIFALLGYAVIPYGPGLSLGDMELGILYMLAVSSLATYGILLAGWSANSKYAFLGSLRSTAQLISYELVLSSVLLIIIMITNSLNLNINVQFQKIVWLALPLLCILIIFFIGSVAETNRAPFDLAEAESELVSGFMTEHAAVIFVFFFLAEYASIVLMCIFTSILFLGGYLLEFDIVYWFDLFNYVYAYIFDINWVTSLEYFKLREILTSSSVDAFLHSITLGIKSSIMIFIFIWVRASFPRIRFDQLMSFCWTVLLPILFAFIILIPCLLYIFGITVVNVNMF
- the nad1-i1 gene encoding GIY-YIG intron encoded protein (in frame with upstream exon), whose product is IRYSPDLYENIRLINSKLCTHKTNSTYYTKIHLGTYNITKVTKRFYSSESNKPSSNTDDIKPIPILVLDNLKDKTYIEFHREILKNKGGIYSFINTVNGNQYVGSAKDFYLRLNEHLNNKKSNRSLQYAFDKHGLDKFKWIVYEYFTYESKIISHEALTDLETSYIKAFDFSTLYNFKKDATSSLGYKHTEESKAKMVEYYKDKNNYPMYGKTHSKEILKLISKPGVLNPMFGKIHSEETKQLIATKKNKYLNGVGIFDLNGNLIEKFDNNVELAKYLEISKVTVGKYLNNNLIYRNKYIFKPI
- the nad4 gene encoding NADH:ubiquinone oxidoreductase subunit 4; translation: MLLSSLITIPLLGTIVVASIGSYKKNSELYTKTIALTSSIINLIISLVMFILFNNSSNQFQYVQEHYNVQLFDIYLGVDGISIYFILLTTIIMPIALLSNWDSIKENVKSYLIIMLLLETLLLAVFMTLDIMSFYIFFESILPPLFILIGLYGSDNKVSASYYLFLYTLWGSLFLLLSILSTSSIMGSTDFDTLFKLNFEYKTQIFLFIGIFISFAVKTPTIFLNNWLLKAHVESPLGGSIVLAAIVLKLSLYGVFRLILPILPKASLDYTFVVFTIAVITIIYASFSTLRTTDVKELIAYSSVCHASVYLIGVFSNTIQGLEGSIILGLAHGFVSSGLFICAGGILYDRTGTRLIYFYRGITQLMPIFAILFFILALGNCGAPLTLNFVGEFMSLYSIIERLPVLGVFACSSVVFSAAYTIYMFNRISFGGSFTRFLEESIYDVNKREFILLFILVLFTVILGVYPSLILNVLDYSMNSLIYSI
- the atp8 gene encoding ATP synthase subunit 8; this encodes MPQLVPFYYMNEIVFAFAIIVFILYVLSKYILPRIVRLFLSRMFINKI
- the atp6 gene encoding ATP synthase subunit 6 encodes the protein MFSIEKQNLFLAQAEEIRSPLDQFEIRDILNLEVLGGNLHLSLTNIGLYLTIGALIILVLSIVSTNYNKLVSNNWSIAQESLYVTIHNIVIGQINPKNGQIYFPFIYTLFIFILVNNLIGMVPYSFASTGHFALTFALSFTIVLGATILGFQKHGLKFFSLLVPAGCPLALLPLLVTIELISYLARNVSLGLRLAANITAGHMLLSILSGFVYNIMNSGFIFFILGLIPLLFIIAFSGLELAIAFIQAQVFVVLTSSYIKDGLDLH